The Brachionichthys hirsutus isolate HB-005 chromosome 8, CSIRO-AGI_Bhir_v1, whole genome shotgun sequence genome contains a region encoding:
- the gli1 gene encoding zinc finger protein GLI1, giving the protein MPVDMQPHQGLYHYENSPSHPSRGLVSSDQSSYSDVSSLRAPLLNGPPQDCRAMYNPMTPSMPHGSGPGQSLGHCMDQYMRPPQAPPPHSMMGHRNMLPPEGGNSTPYCNQNNMVSSHHNFCQIQPGSDQIGSVDGSRFSTPRSMLKLSKKRALSISPLSDASVDLQTVIRTSPNSLVAFVNSRCNPNGASSYGHLSVSAMSPSLGYSSNINCQSRQHGSMYVGGRGTPLGGHLPGACQASRLPPHNPRLHAAPKHGHLKTEPGLGSMMDGMNAKSLDERSEGDVASPSSTGTQDPLLGLLDGRDDLDKEDGKPEQEAIYETNCHWESCSKEFDTQDQLVHHINNEHIHGEKKEFVCHWVECSREQRPFKAQYMLVVHMRRHTGEKPHKCTFEGCNKAYSRLENLKTHLRSHTGEKPYVCEHEGCNKAFSNASDRAKHQNRTHSNEKPYVCKIPGCTKRYTDPSSLRKHVKTVHGPEAHITKKHRGDTGPRPPGSAMTPGGPSSEVLLEKEETRREDCKLLAPETALKSQSSPGGQSSCSSERSPLGSANNNDSGVEMNLNAAGSLEDLTALEDSIAGGGGGEPGTVGGAMGMSAQALKRLENLKIDKLKQIRRPTPSSRCTNSKLPALPGPGENVGMCAPSPLISNRRVMELSNHELGGGASIGCSSNDRRGSGTSSLSSAYTVSRRSSMVSPYLSSRRSSEVSQMGGTLVGGCHLLGPEQNGADPISPETSRRGAPCTGGGGLPGLPNLTPAQQYSLKAKYAAATGGPPPTPLPNMEPTGTQARRGGVLSEYQGHPLPPFLQQGGPRRHSANTDYGTGVIYPHQASGNNFRRASDPVRSAAADPQALPKRFNSLNNVALMSRRNALQHRGSDSSLARHMYSPRPPSITENVMMEAMGMEAHLAPVDARDRTLMMPPGGMGYQQQHQGGGGVGGAGPLSNQLSPNHDSLCCPDQAYMRGQYQNQGGEVTSRAGMNSMSQVRPIHSEGMSNTLLQQAEYSLSNCQLSPSGPHYPSPGQGGDAGGCWSDAHKQIQTPSHALQNHRVMPYSDPALQPQQTQAHFNNHTGLFNSPDGTHKLVIKPEQQFQPGMGGGDACQSTKLQQQRMLLQQTRSYPQTGQVMMRNSKNPSCDFQGQNQNSFPSGGGLSLGCAGKALSDGQRSETPMMQVKEMMVRNYVQSQQALMWEQQQEQHQQSGIKPPPLSDNMDMSAQTAMMQHSPQHQNQNLFSSQTYPSYPNPNLVMSPPTPSRGLSSATPKDQQLTGLQGSCYGQEMMVPRPPQGQKPLSRQNSLSQVGGVYLGSPPHLSPVHSTSSPRRGVRLPPVQHPQHPQNETFTPLNNNPMYYSGQVNMNMKHIDPQNGPCLNRQHSMESNLDPTGGAKSSPLAPYPESGPISNALENLDLDNARIDFTSIIDDADTSSFSPVNNGLQGQPGSSSQASSRLTTPQTSVSLAAGSGLSNMAVGDMTSMLTSLAGENKYLNTLS; this is encoded by the exons ATGCCAGTGGACATGCAGCCACATCAGGGGCTGTATCACTACGAGAATTCCCCCAGCCACCCCTCTCGAGG CCTCGTCTCCTCAGACCAGTCATCCTACAGTGATGTGTCCTCTCTTCGTGCCCCACTCCTTAACGGTCCTCCCCAGGACTGCAGAGCTATGTACAATCCCATGACTCCCAGTATGCCTCATGGCTCAGGACCAGGACAAAGCCTCGGCCACTGCATGGATCAATATATGAGGCCCCCTCAGGCTCCACCGCCACACAGTATGATGGGCCACAGGAACATGCTGCCCCCAGAGG GTGGAAACAGCACCCCCTACTGCAACCAGAACAACATGGTGTCCTCTCACCACAACTTCTGCCAGATTCAACCCGGTTCTGATCAGATTGGCTCCGTAGATG GCTCGAGGTTCTCCACCCCTCGCTCCATGCTGAAGCTGAGTAAAAAGAGAGCTCTGTCCATCTCCCCTCTATCTGATGCCAGCGTAGACCTCCAGACAGTGATCAGGACATCACCCAACTCTCTGGTGGCCTTTGTTAACTCTCGCTGCAATCCAAATGGAGCAAGCTCTTATGGCCATCTCTCTGTCAGCGCGATGAG TCCGTCCCTTGGCTATTCCAGCAATATCAACTGCCAATCCAGGCAACATGGTTCCATGTATGTGGGAGGTAGGGGGACACCACTGGGTGGACACCTGCCCGGTGCCTGCCAAGCTTCTCGCTTACCTCCCCACAATCCTCGTCTCCATGCTGCACCCAAGCATGGGCAT CTGAAGACAGAGCCAGGCTTGGGAAGTATGATGGATGGCATGAATGCAAAGAGCCTGGACGAGAGATCAGAGGGCGATGTGGCCAGTCCTTCTTCCACTGGCACTCAG GACCCTCTCTTGGGTCTCCTGGATGGCAGAGATGACCTGGACAAGGAGGATGGCAAGCCTGAGCAAGAGGCCATATATGAAACCAACTGtcactgggagagctgcagcaaAGAATTTGACACACAAGACCAACTAGTTCAT CACATTAACAATGAGCACATCCATGGGGAAAAGAAGGAGTTTGTGTGTCACTGGGTGGAGTGCTCTCGAGAGCAGAGGCCTTTCAAAGCCCAGTACATGCTGGTGGTTCACATGCGCAGacacacaggagagaagccgCACAAGTGCACG TTTGAAGGCTGTAATAAGGCCTACTCTCGTCTGGAGAATCTGAAGACCCACCTACGATCTCACACGGGAGAGAAACCTTATGTTTGTGAGCATGAAGGATGCAACAAGGCCTTCTCCAACGCTTCAGACCGGGCCAAGCACCAGAACCGGACTCACTCTAATGAG AAACCCTATGTATGTAAGATTCCTGGCTGCACTAAACGGTACACAGATCCAAGCTCTCTGCGTAAACATGTGAAGACAGTACATGGTCCCGAAGCCCATATCACCAAGAAGCATCGCGGGGACACAGGACCTCGCCCCCCGGGTTCAGCTATGACCCCTGGAGGCCCGAGCTCTGAAGtcctgctggagaaggaggagacacGCAGGGAAGACTGCAAACTGTTAGCTCCCGAGACTGCTCTG AAATCCCAGTCAAGTCCTGGTGGTCAATCATCCTGCAGTAGTGAACGCTCACCACTGGGGAGCGCCAACAACAATGACAGTGGAGTGGAGATGAACCTGAATGCAGCAGGCAGTTTGGAGGATCTCACAGCACTGGAGGATAGCattgctggaggaggaggaggggagccaGGAACTGTCGGAGGAGCAATGGGAATGTCGGCGCAAGCTTTGAAGAGGCTGGAGAACCTGAAGATTGATAAGCTGAAGCAAATTCGCAGGCCAACTCCTTCCTCCCGCTGTACCAATAGCAAACTGCCTGCACTTCCTG GTCCAGGGGAGAATGTCGGAATGTGTGCACCTTCACCGCTAATCTCAAACAGACGAGTGATGGAGCTATCCAATCACGAGTTGGGCGGTGGCGCATCCATTGGCTGCTCTTCCAACGATAGGAGAGGAAGCGGCACCAGCAGCTTGAGCTCTGCGTATACCGTCAGCCGTCGCTCCTCCATGGTGTCTCCTTACCTCTCCAGTCGGCGTTCCAGTGAGGTCTCACAAATGGGAGGAACACTGGTGGGAGGATGTCACCTCCTTGGCCCAGAGCAGAATGGGGCAGACCCTATTTCTCCTGAAACCAGTCGTAGAGGAGCACCATGTACTGGGGGCGGAGGATTGCCAGGTCTTCCTAATTTAACGCCGGCCCAGCAATACAGCCTAAAGGCCAAATATGCTGCGGCTACTGGTGGACCCCCGCCCACTCCTTTACCCAACATGGAGCCAACAGGTACCCAAGCTCGAAGAGGAGGAGTTTTGAGTGAGTACCAGGGTCATCCTTTGCCTCCTTTCCTTCAACAAGGGGGTCCCCGAAGACACAGTGCCAATACAGATTATGGTACTGGTGTTATCTACCCCCACCAGGCTTCAGGCAACAATTTCAGGCGGGCCAGTGACCCGGTtcgatcagcagcagcagatccacAAGCTCTCCCCAAGCGCTTCAATAGCCTTAACAACGTAGCTCTGATGAGCCGAAGGAATGCACTGCAACACCGTGGCTCTGACAGCAGTCTTGCCCGCCACATGTACTCCCCTAGACCACCTAGCATTACAGAGAATGTAATGATGGAGGCTATGGGGATGGAGGCACACCTTGCACCTGTTGATGCCAGGGATCGTACTTTAATGATGCCTCCCGGGGGCATGGGATACCAGCAACAGcatcaaggaggaggaggcgtagGAGGTGCCGGCCCTCTTTCAAACCAGCTGTCACCAAATCATGACTCCCTGTGCTGCCCTGACCAGGCTTACATGCGGGGTCAGTACCAGAACCAGGGTGGGGAAGTTACTTCCAGGGCTGGAATGAATTCAATGAGCCAAGTGAGGCCCATTCACTCGGAAGGCATGTCAAACACACTTCTCCAACAGGCCGAGTACAGTTTGAGCAACTGTCAGCTCAGTCCGTCAGGCCCCCATTACCCTAGTCCAGGGCAGGGTGGTGATGCTGGAGGCTGTTGGAGTGATGCCCACAAACAAATCCAAACTCCCAGTCATGCTCTCCAGAACCATAGAGTCATGCCTTATTCAGATCCTGCTCTGCAGCCTCAACAAACTCAGGCTCACTTCAACAATCACACTGGCCTCTTCAACAGCCCTGACGGAACACATAAACTTGTCATCAAGCCCGAGCAGCAGTTCCAGCCTGGGATGGGCGGTGGAGATGCTTGTCAAAGCACTAAGCTTCAACAGCAGCGGATGCTTCTCCAGCAAACTCGGAGTTACCCACAGACTGGCCAGGTTATGATGAGGAATTCTAAAAATCCCAGCTGTGACTTCCAAGGGCAGAACCAGAACTCGTTCCCTAGTGGAGGGGGCTTGAGCTTGGGCTGTGCTGGTAAGGCACTTTCAGATGGGCAGAGGTCAGAAACCCCCATGATGCAGGTGAAGGAGATGATGGTGAGGAATTATGTCCAGTCCCAGCAAGCACTTATGTGGGAGCAGCAACAAGAACAGCACCAGCAAAGTGGAATAAaaccccctcctctctctgatAACATGGATATGAGTGCACAGACAGCGATGATGCAACACAGTCCACAGCACCAAAACCAGAATCTTTTCTCCAGCCAGACCTATCCATCCTATCCTAACCCGAACCTGGTCATGAGTCCGCCAACCCCCAGCCGAGGGCTCAGCTCTGCCACACCTAAAGACCAGCAGCTGACAGGTCTCCAAGGCTCGTGTTATGGCCAGGAGATGATGGTCCCAAGGCCTCCTCAGGGACAGAAACCTCTCAGCCGCCAAAACAGCCTTTCACAGGTAGGTGGAGTCTACTTGGGCAGCCCACCCCACCTCAGCCCTGTCCACTCCACCTCCAGCCCAAGACGGGGGGTCCGACTTCCTCCAGTTCAGCATCCACAGCACCCACAAAACGAAACGTTCACTCCTTTAAATAACAACCCTATGTACTACTCAGGTCAGGTAAACATGAATATGAAGCACATCGATCCCCAGAATGGACCTTGTCTCAACCGGCAGCACAGTATGGAGTCCAACCTGGACCCAACAGGTGGCGCAAAGTCTTCCCCCTTGGCTCCCTATCCTGAATCTGGCCCCATCTCCAATGCCTTAGAAAATCTTGATCTGGACAATGCTCGAATAGACTTTACCTCGATCATTGATGATGCTGATACTTCCTCGTTCAGCCCAGTCAACAACGGCCTTCAGGGTCAACCAGGGTCTTCCTCCCAGGCCTCATCCCGCCTGACTACCCCCCAGACTTCTGTCAGCCTAGCTGCAGGCTCTGGCCTGTCTAACATGGCTGTGGGCGACATGACATCTATGCTTACCTCGCTGGCTGGGGAAAATAAATACCTGAATACACTGTCTTAG